From a region of the Alnus glutinosa chromosome 1, dhAlnGlut1.1, whole genome shotgun sequence genome:
- the LOC133870754 gene encoding ATP-dependent Clp protease proteolytic subunit 2, mitochondrial: MRSLTSSARLLATAVSSRGSTWTWSHQPVRRYGLIPMVIEHSSRGERAYDIFSRLLKERIVCINGPISDDTAHVVVAQLLFLESENPSKPIHMYLNSPGGAVTAGLAIYDTMQYIRSPINTICLGQAASMASLLLAAGAKGERRALPNATVMIHQPSGGYSGQAKDITIHTKQIVRVWDSLNALYCKHTGQSLEVIQTNMDRDYFMTSGEAKEFGIIDEVIDQRPLTLVTDAVAKEGKDKGSS; this comes from the exons ATGAGGAGCCTAACTTCAAGCGCCAGACTCCTCGCAACCGCGGTATCCTCGAGGGGATCCACATGGACGTGGTCTCACCAGCCGGTGCGCAGGTACGGCCTGATTCCCATGGTCATAGAGCACTCGTCACGAGGCGAGCGAGCCTACGACATCTTCTCCCGCCTACTCAAGGAACGCATCGTCTGCATCAACGGGCCCATCTCCGACGATACTGCGCACGTCGTCGTGGCCCAGCTCCTCTTCCTCGAGTCCGAGAACCCCTCCAAGCCCATCCACATGTACCTCAACTCCCCCGGTGGCGCCGTCACTGCAG GTCTCGCAATTTATGATACTATGCAGTATATCCGGTCTCCAATCAATACAATTTGTTTGGGCCAAGCGGCATCAATGGCGTCTCTTCTTTTAGCTGCAGGGGCCAAGGGCGAGAGGCGGGCACTCCCAAATGCGACAGTTATGATTCATCAGCCTTCGGGAGGGTATAGTGGGCAGGCGAAGGATATAACGATCCACACGAAGCAGATTGTTCGGGTTTGGGATTCGCTGAATGCCCTGTATTGTAAGCACACAGGGCAGTCACTAGAGGTAATTCAGACGAATATGGATAGGGATTATTTTATGACGTCAGGTGAGGCCAAGGAGTTTGGGATTATCGATGAGGTTATTGATCAGAGACCATTGACTCTGGTCACTGATGCTGTTGCTAAGGAAGGAAAGGACAAAGGCTCAAGTTAG